The Streptomyces spororaveus genome includes a region encoding these proteins:
- a CDS encoding AAA family ATPase, which produces MTYPATESTAVTADSARASLEALRTEIGKAVVGQDSAVTGLVVALLCRGHVLLEGVPGVAKTLLVRALAASLELDTKRVQFTPDLMPSDVTGSLVYDARTAEFSFQDGPVFTNLLLADEINRTPPKTQSSLLEAMEERQVTVDGTPRKLPDPFLVAATMNPVEYEGTYPLPEAQLDRFLLKLTVPLPSREDEIGVLTRHAAGFNPRDLHAAGIRPVAGPAQLEAARQAVAQVSVSPEIAGYVVDVCRATRESPSLTLGVSPRGATALLATARAWAWLTGRDYVTPDDVKALALPTLRHRVQLRPEAEMEGVTADAVITAILSHVPVPR; this is translated from the coding sequence ATGACGTACCCGGCCACCGAGTCCACGGCAGTGACCGCGGACAGCGCCCGCGCTTCCCTCGAAGCGCTCCGCACCGAGATCGGCAAGGCCGTGGTCGGTCAGGACTCCGCCGTCACCGGTCTGGTCGTCGCGCTCCTGTGCCGCGGCCACGTCCTCCTCGAAGGCGTCCCCGGCGTCGCGAAGACCCTCCTCGTCCGGGCCCTGGCCGCCTCCCTCGAACTCGACACCAAGCGCGTCCAGTTCACCCCGGACCTGATGCCGAGCGATGTCACCGGCTCGCTCGTCTACGACGCCCGCACCGCCGAGTTCTCCTTCCAGGACGGCCCGGTGTTCACCAATCTCCTCCTCGCCGACGAGATCAACCGCACCCCTCCCAAGACCCAGTCCTCGCTCCTGGAGGCCATGGAGGAGCGCCAGGTCACGGTCGACGGCACTCCGCGCAAGCTGCCCGACCCCTTCCTCGTCGCCGCCACCATGAACCCGGTCGAGTACGAGGGCACGTACCCCCTCCCGGAAGCCCAGCTCGACCGCTTCCTCCTCAAGCTCACCGTCCCCCTCCCCTCCCGCGAGGACGAGATCGGGGTACTGACCCGCCACGCCGCCGGCTTCAACCCCCGCGACCTGCACGCCGCGGGCATCCGCCCCGTCGCCGGCCCGGCCCAGCTCGAAGCCGCCCGCCAGGCCGTCGCCCAGGTCTCCGTATCCCCCGAGATCGCCGGCTACGTCGTCGACGTCTGCCGGGCCACCCGCGAATCGCCGTCCCTCACCCTCGGCGTCTCCCCCCGCGGCGCGACCGCCCTGCTGGCCACCGCCCGCGCCTGGGCCTGGCTCACCGGCCGCGACTACGTCACCCCCGACGACGTCAAGGCCCTCGCCCTGCCCACCCTGCGCCACCGCGTCCAACTGCGCCCGGAAGCGGAGATGGAGGGAGTCACGGCCGACGCCGTCATCACGGCGATCCTCTCCCACGTCCCCGTCCCGCGCTGA
- a CDS encoding DUF4129 domain-containing protein: MMSTGGLITRATALLSGDGTPPVTTPREPAREAAEHELSKPMYHENDPGLFDRALRKFFDWLDDLLGAASGATPGGGLGLLVILVLVVLAVGALWWRLGTPGRITTGAGDLFADGPRSAAEHRTAAEAHATAGRWTEAVQERMRAVVRSLEERTLLDPRPGRTADEAAAEAAVSLPDHAADLRAAARTFDDVTYGGRTADADTYARLRALDLTLDRAKPLLTGPTA, translated from the coding sequence ATGATGAGTACGGGGGGCCTCATCACCCGCGCCACGGCGCTCCTGTCCGGCGACGGGACACCACCGGTGACGACACCGCGCGAACCCGCCAGGGAGGCGGCCGAGCACGAACTGTCCAAGCCGATGTACCACGAGAACGACCCGGGCCTGTTCGACCGCGCCCTGCGCAAGTTCTTCGACTGGCTCGACGACCTGCTCGGCGCCGCCTCCGGGGCGACCCCCGGGGGCGGCCTCGGCCTCCTCGTGATCCTCGTCCTCGTGGTCCTCGCCGTCGGCGCCCTCTGGTGGCGACTGGGCACCCCCGGCCGGATCACCACCGGCGCCGGCGACCTCTTCGCCGACGGCCCCCGCAGCGCCGCCGAGCACCGCACCGCCGCCGAAGCCCACGCCACCGCCGGCCGCTGGACCGAAGCCGTCCAGGAGCGCATGCGCGCCGTCGTCCGCTCCCTGGAGGAGCGCACCCTGCTCGACCCGCGCCCGGGCCGCACCGCCGACGAGGCCGCCGCCGAAGCCGCGGTCTCCCTCCCCGACCACGCTGCGGACCTCCGCGCCGCCGCCCGCACCTTCGACGACGTCACCTACGGCGGCCGCACCGCCGACGCCGACACCTACGCCCGCCTGCGCGCCCTCGACCTCACCCTGGACCGCGCGAAGCCGCTGCTGACGGGACCCACCGCATGA
- a CDS encoding glycerophosphoryl diester phosphodiesterase membrane domain-containing protein: MNDSPGWATPGSSPSDDERPGTDGGAQQPTPPAQPAQPVGDPKWSAEQPPPGQWSSPGTTPEAPQTAQTPPQPTTGWGQQPGTPQAGQYGSQYGYQGGPGQWGQPPAAKPGVIPLRPLGLGEILDGAIATMRTHWRAVLPITLVVATVVQVISVIVQKIMLDDFAISADPDAGPEELIDSIGSSLGASAVIQFIQALGTIVVTALLTMVFSRAVLGQHSSVSDAWREARPQLLRLIGLTLLMALGAVLLGAVLVLPGILTDTVGLAVLGFVLWLPLLVWLGVKFSLASPALMLEKSTVFKAFARSSKLVKDTWWRIFGITVLTTIIAGFISAMIVVPFQILGVFAFGGGLDALADGDSTGMTNWGALIAPAIGLIIAQTIVMPFQSGVTVLLYVDQRIRREGLDLELARAAGLENYGTTGG; this comes from the coding sequence ATGAACGACTCTCCGGGCTGGGCTACGCCCGGATCCTCTCCGTCCGACGACGAGCGGCCGGGCACCGACGGCGGCGCGCAACAGCCCACACCGCCCGCGCAGCCCGCGCAGCCCGTCGGCGACCCCAAGTGGTCCGCCGAGCAGCCGCCGCCCGGTCAGTGGTCGAGCCCGGGCACCACGCCCGAGGCCCCGCAGACAGCACAGACCCCGCCGCAGCCCACCACGGGCTGGGGACAGCAGCCAGGCACCCCGCAGGCGGGCCAGTACGGCTCCCAGTACGGCTACCAGGGCGGCCCCGGCCAGTGGGGCCAGCCCCCCGCCGCGAAGCCCGGAGTGATCCCCCTGCGGCCCCTGGGCCTCGGCGAGATCCTCGACGGCGCCATCGCCACCATGCGCACCCACTGGCGCGCGGTCCTGCCGATCACCCTCGTCGTGGCCACCGTCGTCCAGGTGATCAGCGTGATCGTGCAGAAGATCATGCTGGACGACTTCGCCATCAGCGCGGACCCGGACGCCGGCCCCGAGGAACTGATCGACTCCATCGGCAGCTCCCTCGGCGCGTCGGCGGTGATCCAGTTCATCCAGGCCCTCGGAACCATCGTGGTCACCGCGCTGCTCACCATGGTCTTCAGCCGCGCCGTGCTCGGACAGCACTCCTCGGTCTCCGACGCCTGGCGCGAGGCCCGCCCCCAGCTGCTGCGCCTGATAGGGCTCACCCTGCTGATGGCCCTCGGCGCCGTCCTGCTCGGGGCTGTACTGGTCCTGCCGGGCATCCTCACCGACACCGTCGGCCTCGCCGTCCTCGGCTTCGTCCTCTGGCTGCCGCTCCTGGTCTGGCTGGGCGTCAAGTTCAGCCTGGCCTCGCCCGCCCTGATGCTGGAGAAGAGCACCGTCTTCAAGGCCTTCGCGCGCTCCTCGAAGCTCGTCAAGGACACCTGGTGGCGCATCTTCGGCATCACGGTCCTGACCACGATCATCGCCGGCTTCATCTCGGCGATGATCGTCGTACCGTTCCAGATCCTCGGTGTCTTCGCCTTCGGCGGCGGCCTCGACGCGCTCGCGGACGGCGACTCCACCGGCATGACCAACTGGGGCGCACTGATCGCCCCCGCGATCGGCCTGATCATCGCGCAGACCATCGTCATGCCGTTCCAGTCCGGCGTCACCGTCCTCCTCTACGTCGACCAGCGCATCCGCCGCGAGGGACTCGACCTGGAACTCGCCCGGGCCGCCGGCCTGGAGAACTACGGCACGACCGGAGGCTGA
- a CDS encoding DUF4350 domain-containing protein, translating to MTGPTDPAAPAPLSAPPAPEPAPGAPGDGGGPADRAARADGDPRTRRRRQIRRALTAVAVLAAGVIATAALNSGTRHGYLDPRSADPSGSRAVAELLKERGVTTRVVTTAREAADAAGPRTTLLVTDPDRLGTTQRDIIRSAIDLSGGRTVLLAPSSHSLTGLSPGVRTAGAADTNHPDPGCTLPAATSAGRADTGGGLRYTTTLTGTTACYPSGGDPTLLVLPTGPTGGDTVLLGSETILLNESLADEGNASLALQLLGSRPDLVWYLPSLADSDPATAPSEDKGLLDLVPAGWSWALLQLFVAAVLAALWRARRLGPLVTEKLPVAIRASEATEGRARLYRKADARDRAATVLRAATRERLAALVGVPHTQAHDPAALAPAVSARLSGGPRDVTALLFGTTPSDDAALVALADHLDALEREVRTS from the coding sequence ATGACCGGCCCGACCGACCCGGCCGCGCCGGCGCCCCTTTCGGCCCCGCCGGCGCCCGAGCCCGCGCCCGGCGCCCCCGGCGACGGCGGCGGCCCCGCCGACCGGGCCGCCCGCGCCGACGGCGACCCGCGCACCCGCCGACGCCGCCAGATCCGCCGCGCCCTCACCGCCGTGGCCGTCCTCGCCGCCGGCGTCATCGCCACGGCCGCCCTCAACTCCGGTACCCGCCACGGCTACCTCGACCCCCGCTCCGCCGACCCCTCCGGCAGCCGCGCGGTCGCCGAGCTCCTGAAGGAACGCGGCGTCACCACCCGCGTCGTCACCACCGCCCGCGAGGCGGCCGACGCCGCCGGCCCCCGCACCACCCTCCTGGTCACCGACCCCGACCGGCTCGGCACCACCCAGCGCGACATCATCCGCTCGGCCATCGACCTCTCCGGCGGCCGCACCGTCCTCCTCGCGCCCAGCAGCCACAGCCTCACCGGCCTCTCCCCCGGCGTGCGCACCGCCGGCGCCGCCGACACGAACCACCCCGACCCGGGCTGCACCCTGCCCGCCGCCACCTCGGCCGGCCGCGCGGACACCGGCGGCGGCCTCCGCTACACCACCACCCTCACCGGGACCACCGCCTGCTACCCGAGCGGCGGCGACCCCACCCTCCTCGTCCTGCCCACCGGCCCGACCGGCGGCGACACCGTCCTCCTCGGCTCCGAGACGATCCTCCTCAACGAGTCCCTCGCCGACGAGGGCAACGCCTCCCTCGCCCTCCAACTCCTCGGCTCCCGCCCGGACCTCGTCTGGTACCTGCCGTCCCTCGCGGACTCCGACCCCGCCACCGCGCCCTCCGAGGACAAGGGCCTCCTCGACCTCGTCCCGGCCGGCTGGTCCTGGGCCCTGCTCCAGCTCTTCGTCGCCGCCGTCCTCGCCGCCCTCTGGCGCGCCCGCCGACTGGGCCCCCTCGTCACCGAGAAGCTCCCCGTCGCCATCCGCGCCTCCGAGGCCACCGAAGGCCGCGCCCGCCTCTACCGCAAGGCCGACGCCCGCGACCGCGCCGCCACCGTGCTGCGCGCCGCCACCCGCGAACGCCTGGCCGCCCTGGTCGGCGTACCGCACACCCAGGCCCACGACCCCGCGGCACTGGCCCCGGCCGTCTCCGCCCGCCTCTCCGGCGGACCCCGGGACGTGACCGCCCTCCTCTTCGGCACCACCCCCTCCGACGACGCGGCACTCGTCGCGCTCGCCGACCACCTCGACGCCCTCGAAAGAGAGGTCCGTACGTCATGA
- a CDS encoding DUF58 domain-containing protein, whose amino-acid sequence MALTGRAALLAALGSIPVGLLEPSWTGMLAVNGPIALACALDCALAAPVRGLVLARSGDTSVRLGEPADVHLTLTNPSGRKLRARVRDAWPPSSWLPGTETAASRHEVVVPAGERRRLTTRLLPTRRGDRQADRVTIRSYGPLGLWARQRSQASPWTVRVLPPFTSRKHLPSRLARLRELDGRTSLLTRGEGTEFDSLRDYVPGDDTRSIDWRATARQNKVAVRTWRPERDRHILICLDTGRTSAGRVGDAPRLDSAMDAALLLAALATRAGDRVDLLAHDRRPRAQVQGRSAADTLPSFVNAMATLEPELVETDARTLVSTVLRSAPRRSLVVLLTSLDAAPIEEGLLPVLPRLTQRHTVLLASVADPHVAAMTSARGSVDAVYEAAAGTQTQSQRRRTADQLSRHGVHVVDATPDTLAPALADAYLALKAAGRL is encoded by the coding sequence ATGGCCCTCACCGGACGCGCCGCCCTGCTGGCGGCCCTCGGCAGCATCCCGGTCGGCCTCCTCGAACCGAGCTGGACCGGCATGCTCGCGGTCAACGGCCCGATCGCACTGGCCTGCGCACTCGACTGCGCCCTGGCGGCCCCCGTACGCGGCCTCGTGCTGGCCCGCTCCGGAGACACCTCGGTCCGCCTCGGCGAACCGGCGGACGTCCACCTCACCCTCACCAACCCGAGCGGCCGCAAGCTGCGGGCCCGCGTCCGCGACGCCTGGCCCCCGAGCAGCTGGCTCCCGGGCACCGAGACCGCCGCGTCCCGCCACGAGGTGGTCGTCCCCGCGGGCGAACGCCGCCGGCTGACCACCCGTCTCCTGCCCACCCGCCGCGGCGACCGCCAGGCCGACCGCGTCACGATCCGCTCCTACGGTCCGCTGGGCCTGTGGGCCCGCCAGCGCTCCCAGGCGTCCCCCTGGACCGTCCGGGTCCTGCCGCCCTTCACAAGCCGCAAGCATCTCCCGTCCCGGCTCGCCCGCCTGCGCGAACTCGACGGCCGCACCAGCCTCCTGACGCGCGGTGAGGGCACCGAGTTCGACAGCCTCCGCGACTACGTCCCCGGTGACGACACGCGTTCCATCGACTGGCGCGCCACGGCCCGCCAGAACAAGGTGGCCGTCCGCACCTGGCGTCCCGAACGCGACCGGCACATCCTGATCTGCCTCGACACCGGCCGCACCTCGGCGGGCCGCGTCGGCGACGCCCCCCGCCTGGACTCCGCCATGGACGCCGCCCTGCTGCTGGCGGCGCTGGCCACCCGCGCCGGCGACCGTGTGGACCTGCTGGCCCACGACCGCCGCCCCCGCGCCCAGGTCCAGGGCCGCTCCGCGGCCGACACCCTCCCGTCGTTCGTCAACGCGATGGCCACCCTGGAACCGGAGCTGGTCGAGACGGACGCCAGGACCCTGGTCTCCACGGTCCTCCGCAGCGCCCCGCGCCGGTCCCTCGTGGTCCTGCTGACGAGCCTGGACGCGGCCCCGATCGAAGAGGGCCTGCTCCCGGTACTCCCCCGGCTCACGCAGCGCCACACGGTCCTGCTGGCTTCGGTCGCCGACCCGCATGTCGCGGCCATGACAAGCGCACGGGGTTCGGTGGACGCGGTCTACGAGGCCGCCGCCGGCACCCAGACCCAGTCCCAGCGCCGCCGCACCGCCGATCAGCTCAGCCGCCACGGCGTCCACGTGGTCGACGCCACCCCGGACACCCTGGCCCCGGCCCTGGCGGACGCCTACCTCGCCCTGAAGGCCGCGGGCCGCCTCTAG
- the mtrA gene encoding two-component system response regulator MtrA, whose protein sequence is MMSTMKGRVLVVDDDTALAEMLGIVLRGEGFEPSFVADGDKALAAFREAKPDLVLLDLMLPGRDGIEVCRLIRAESGVPIVMLTAKSDTVDVVVGLESGADDYIVKPFKPKELVARIRARLRRSEEPAPEQLAIGDLVIDVAGHSVKRDGASIALTPLEFDLLVALARKPWQVFTREVLLEQVWGYRHAADTRLVNVHVQRLRSKVEKDPERPEIVVTVRGVGYKAGPS, encoded by the coding sequence ATGATGTCAACCATGAAGGGACGCGTCCTTGTCGTCGACGACGACACCGCGCTGGCCGAGATGCTCGGCATTGTGCTGCGTGGAGAAGGTTTTGAGCCGTCGTTCGTAGCGGACGGTGACAAGGCACTTGCTGCCTTCCGGGAGGCGAAGCCCGACCTGGTGCTGCTGGACCTCATGCTGCCCGGAAGGGACGGCATAGAGGTCTGCCGCCTGATCCGGGCGGAGTCCGGCGTGCCGATCGTCATGCTCACCGCGAAGAGCGACACGGTCGATGTCGTCGTGGGCCTGGAGTCCGGGGCCGACGACTACATCGTGAAGCCGTTCAAGCCGAAGGAGCTGGTGGCCCGCATCCGGGCCCGTCTGCGCCGGTCGGAGGAGCCCGCGCCCGAGCAGCTGGCCATCGGTGACCTGGTCATCGACGTGGCCGGGCACTCGGTCAAGCGGGACGGTGCCTCCATCGCGCTGACCCCGCTGGAGTTCGACCTGCTGGTCGCCCTCGCACGCAAGCCCTGGCAGGTCTTCACGCGTGAGGTGCTGCTGGAGCAGGTCTGGGGCTACCGGCACGCGGCGGACACCCGCCTGGTCAACGTGCACGTGCAGCGCCTGCGCTCCAAGGTCGAGAAGGATCCGGAGCGCCCCGAGATCGTCGTGACGGTGCGCGGTGTCGGCTACAAGGCCGGACCCAGCTGA
- a CDS encoding RDD family protein: protein MSDLVTGDAVVLGLRPARLPSRGLAILLDLAVYVTGYVLISVGLTMATASLDEAARAAVSVASFLLVLVGVPIAVETLSHGRSLGKLACGLRVVRDDGGPIRFRHALVRGAMGIVELMLTFGSIACIASLVSVRGRRLGDVFAGTLVVRERVPGTRVMPVPPPPPWLAGRFTGLDLSAVPDGLWLAIRQYLTRMNQLDPQVGAAMAVRLADDLVARTGAPPPAGVPAAAFLMAVVHERQSRDAARAFRPSAVGPGHGFSPAPVPGPVPVVAPVPYAAPAPVAPVAPVAPVAPVEAPRAGGFAPPA, encoded by the coding sequence GTGAGCGATCTGGTGACGGGGGACGCGGTCGTCCTGGGGCTCAGGCCCGCGCGGCTGCCGAGCCGCGGGCTGGCGATCCTCCTGGACCTGGCCGTGTACGTCACCGGATACGTGCTCATCTCCGTCGGGCTGACCATGGCCACCGCCTCGCTGGACGAGGCGGCCCGGGCGGCGGTGTCGGTGGCGAGCTTCCTGCTGGTCCTGGTGGGTGTGCCGATCGCGGTGGAGACGCTGTCCCACGGGCGTTCGCTCGGCAAGCTCGCCTGCGGGCTGCGGGTCGTACGGGACGACGGCGGGCCGATCCGGTTCCGGCACGCTCTGGTGCGCGGGGCCATGGGGATCGTGGAGCTGATGCTGACCTTCGGGTCGATCGCGTGCATCGCCTCGCTGGTGTCGGTGCGGGGGCGGCGGCTCGGTGACGTGTTCGCCGGGACGCTGGTGGTCCGGGAGCGGGTACCGGGGACCCGGGTGATGCCGGTGCCTCCGCCGCCGCCGTGGCTGGCGGGGCGGTTCACCGGGCTGGATCTTTCGGCGGTGCCGGACGGGCTGTGGCTGGCGATACGCCAGTACCTGACGCGGATGAACCAGTTGGATCCGCAGGTGGGTGCCGCGATGGCGGTGCGGCTCGCGGACGATCTGGTGGCGCGTACGGGGGCTCCGCCGCCGGCCGGGGTGCCGGCCGCCGCGTTCCTGATGGCCGTGGTGCACGAGCGGCAGTCGCGGGACGCCGCCCGGGCGTTCCGGCCGTCCGCCGTGGGCCCTGGCCACGGGTTCTCGCCCGCCCCGGTACCGGGGCCGGTGCCCGTCGTCGCGCCGGTGCCCTACGCGGCTCCCGCGCCGGTGGCACCCGTAGCACCTGTGGCACCCGTGGCACCCGTGGAGGCTCCGCGGGCCGGCGGGTTCGCGCCGCCCGCCTGA
- a CDS encoding Uma2 family endonuclease, which translates to MHDFAEKLAELAEHHEDQWKVQTTDGQIFLTMMSPTAAHGLNVMRLRRQIEAQTLDVVALSDTNMSDPVTGLTKIPDLLIMVEEDADDTAKAVNSRDVQMVLEVVSRTNSLTDIRDELHDYPRMGVPLYVVVDPRKDKKSVTVHSDPSEGPDGTRYRKTVPYAFGDSVTAGRWTLATSSLKGYPADW; encoded by the coding sequence ATGCACGACTTCGCGGAAAAGCTCGCGGAGCTGGCCGAGCACCACGAAGACCAGTGGAAGGTGCAGACCACCGATGGTCAGATCTTCCTCACGATGATGAGCCCCACCGCCGCTCACGGGCTCAACGTGATGCGGCTGCGTCGTCAGATCGAGGCCCAGACACTCGACGTCGTCGCTCTCAGCGACACCAACATGAGCGATCCGGTGACCGGCCTGACCAAGATCCCCGATCTGTTGATCATGGTCGAGGAAGACGCCGATGACACGGCGAAGGCCGTCAACTCGCGTGACGTGCAGATGGTGCTGGAAGTCGTCTCCCGCACGAATTCCCTCACCGACATCCGCGACGAGTTGCACGACTACCCGAGGATGGGGGTCCCTCTGTACGTCGTCGTGGATCCCCGTAAGGACAAGAAGTCCGTCACCGTGCACAGTGACCCCTCTGAGGGGCCCGACGGCACGCGCTACCGAAAGACGGTTCCCTACGCTTTCGGGGACAGCGTCACCGCCGGCCGCTGGACGCTCGCGACGAGCAGTCTCAAGGGCTACCCGGCCGACTGGTAG
- a CDS encoding stage II sporulation protein M, whose protein sequence is MDLDVFVTAHRAEWDRLEQLLGRGRKLTGEEADELVALYQRTSTHLSRIQSSAPDPMLTGRLTQLVARARATVTGTRRAGWRDAALFFTAGFPAAVYRSRRWWIPTALLSTALGVLIGWWIATHPEVQGAIAAPEELKALTQPGGEYETYYSSHPAGSFAAQVWTNNAQAAAICLVLGAFLGIPVLWILFLNMANLGVGLGLMASAGRLDVFLGLILPHGLLELTAVFVAAGMGLRLGWTVIDPGPRTRRTALAEQGRTALGMAIGLAVVLFISGLIEGFVTPSGLPTWARITIGVAAEVAFLLYVFILGGRAARAGDVGDVEAADQTATLPTAA, encoded by the coding sequence ATGGATCTCGACGTCTTCGTGACAGCGCACCGTGCGGAGTGGGACCGCCTGGAGCAGCTCCTGGGCCGCGGCCGAAAGCTGACCGGCGAGGAGGCCGACGAACTCGTCGCCCTCTACCAGCGCACCTCCACCCACCTCTCCCGGATCCAGTCCAGCGCCCCGGACCCGATGCTGACCGGCCGGCTGACCCAGCTGGTCGCCCGCGCCCGTGCCACGGTGACGGGCACCCGCCGGGCCGGCTGGCGCGACGCCGCCCTCTTCTTCACGGCGGGCTTCCCGGCCGCCGTCTACCGCAGCCGCCGCTGGTGGATACCCACGGCCCTGCTCTCCACGGCGCTCGGCGTGCTCATCGGCTGGTGGATCGCCACGCACCCGGAAGTCCAGGGCGCGATCGCGGCGCCCGAGGAACTGAAGGCGCTCACCCAGCCCGGCGGCGAGTACGAGACGTACTACTCCAGCCACCCCGCGGGCTCCTTCGCCGCCCAGGTGTGGACGAACAACGCCCAGGCGGCGGCGATCTGCCTGGTCCTGGGCGCGTTCCTGGGAATCCCCGTGCTCTGGATCCTCTTCCTGAACATGGCCAACCTCGGCGTCGGCCTCGGCCTGATGGCTTCCGCGGGCCGCCTCGACGTCTTCCTGGGCCTGATCCTCCCGCACGGCCTGCTCGAACTGACGGCGGTGTTCGTGGCCGCGGGCATGGGCCTGCGCCTGGGCTGGACGGTCATCGACCCCGGCCCCCGCACCCGCCGCACGGCCCTCGCGGAACAGGGCCGCACCGCGCTCGGCATGGCCATCGGCCTCGCGGTGGTCCTCTTCATCTCCGGCCTGATCGAGGGCTTCGTGACCCCGTCGGGCCTCCCCACCTGGGCCCGCATCACGATCGGCGTCGCAGCCGAGGTCGCCTTCCTCCTCTACGTCTTCATCCTGGGCGGCAGGGCCGCGCGCGCCGGCGACGTGGGCGACGTGGAGGCCGCCGACCAGACGGCGACGCTCCCGACCGCGGCCTGA